Within the Natranaeroarchaeum sulfidigenes genome, the region CGATGGACGCCTCCTCGACCCGCGATTTCCTGCTCGAAAGCGTGAGCGCGCTGGCAGCCCACGCCACGACGCTGTCCGGGATCGCAGAGGACATCGTCGTTTTCGCCAACCGCGGGTTCGTCGAGCTGTCCGACGACTACGCCTCGACGTCCTCGATCATGCCCCAGAAGAAGAATCCGGACACGCTCGAACTGGTTCGCGCGACGGCGGGCGAGGCGGCAGCGGGAGTCAATGGCCTGCTGACGACGCTCAAGGGACTGCCGCGTGCGTACAACCGCGATCTCCAGTCCGCGACGCCGTACGCGTGGGAGACGGTCGACGCCGTGCTCGACGCGACCGACGTGGTCGGCGGGGCAGTTGCTACTGCTGAGTGGCCCGAAGACGCGCTCGCCGATGCGGCGGGCGAGGGCTTCTCGACGGCGACCGGTGTCGCCGACCTGCTCGCGGCGAACGGGCTCCCGTTCAGGACCGCCCACGAGGTCGTCGCAGTCGCTTCTGAGGACGGAGGTGATTTCGACGCCATCGACGCCGCGGCACGCGAGGTGCTCGATGCCCCGCTCGCAGAGTACGTCGATCCGGACGCAGTAGAGGCGGCACTCGACCCCGCCGAGAGCGTCGCCTCACGTGACTCGGTTGGTGGCCCCGCACCGGCGGCGGTCGAGGCGTCCCTCGGGGATGCAAACGACCAACTTGCCGCTGATCAGGACGTTCTCGCCGACCGCCGCGACGCGCTCGCGACCGGGGCGGCCCTGCTCGACGACGAGGTGAGTTCGTATGCGTGAGCTCCCGGCGTCACAGCCACCCCGGAGACGGCGATCCCCGTCCGGGGACCAAACATATAGAAATTGATACTGGATCTGTGAAAGTTGCGAAACAGTTTGTTTTGTCCCGTTAGCTAGCAGTGTGCGTATTTCTTTTCTCTGATAAGTTCGCAGGATTTAAGTAGATATAGCGACGAGAGGAGAGTACAATGACAGACTGTGTCGAATGCGGGGCGGAGGTCTCGCTGCACGACAACCTCGAAGTCGGAGAGATTATCGACTGTACCACCTGCGGCGCGGAGCTCGAAGTGATCGACGTCGAGCCGCCGGAGCTCGACAAGGCCCCCGAGCTCGAAGAGGACTGGGGCGAGTAATGACGATCGGAGCGGTCGCGAGGATACAATGAAAGTCGGACTACTCTACTCCCGGATCAGGAAAGACGAGAAACTGTTGCTCGAAGAGCTTCGCGAGCGCGATCACGATGTTGTCAAGATCGACGTTCGCAAACAGCGCTTCTCCATCCGGGAGCCGCCGGAGGCGTTCGAGGGCGTCGACGTGGTGCTCGATCGCTGTCTGGCGACCAGTCGGAGCCGGTACGCCACGCAGTTCTGTGAGGCCTACGACATCCCGATCGTCAACAGCGCCGAGACCGCAGAGATCTGTGCGGACAAGGTAAAGAACAGCCTCGCACTGGAGAAGGCGGGCATCCCCACTCCCAACACCGAAGTCGCCTTTACCAAGGACGCGGCCATGCAGATCATCGAATCCTTTGGCTACCCCTGCGTCCTCAAGCCGGTGATCGGCTCGTGGGGACGGCTGATGGCCAAGATCGACTCGAAAAGCGCCGCCGAAGCGATCCTCGAACACAAGGCGACGCTCGGTCACTACGAGCACAAGGTGTTCTACGTCCAGGAGTTCGTCGAGAAGCCGGGCCGTGACATTCGCGTACTTGCGGTCGACGGCGATCCGGTCGGCGCGATGGTCCGTTCCTCGGACCACTGGCTGACCAACGCCGCGAAAGGTGCCGAGACCGATTCCTTCGAGCTGGACGAGGAAGCGACATCGCTCGTCGAGCAGGCCAGTGACGCCGTGGGCGGCGGATTGCTCGGCGTCGATCTGATGGAGACCGGCGTCGACGAGAACGGCGATCCCGAGGGATACACGGTCCACGAGGTCAACCACACCGTCGAGTTCAAGGCGCTGAACGACGCGACCGACGTCGACGTGACCGGCGAGGTCGTCGACTGGCTCGAAGCGCAGGTCGAAGCGGAGGTGACGGTCTGATGACTGATCTGACCGCGAGCGTCGTGGGCGCGAGCGGTTTCACCGGCGGCGAACTGCTACGTCTACTGGCGGGCCACCCCGAGTTCGAGATCGAGCAGGCGACCAGCCGGAGCTACGACGGCAAGTCGGTAGGATCGGTCCACCCGAACCTTCGGGGCACCCATCCCGACCTGCGCTTTTCGGATCCAGAAGAACTGGCGAGCGTCGACGTGCTCTTTACTGCGACGCCACACGGCGTTTCGATGGAGCAGATCGACCGGTTTCAGGATGCGGCAGACACCGTCGTCGATCTCTCGGCGGATTTCCGGCTCGACACCGAAGCCGAGTACGAGGAGTGGTACGACGGGCACAGCCGCCCCGAGTTGCTCGACGAGTCGGTCTACGCACTGCCCGAGATCAACCGCGAGGCACTGCCGGGTGCGGACCTGATCGCCTCCGGCGGCTGTAACGCCACCGCGACGATCCTCGGCCTGCACCCGCTGATCGAGGCAGGCGTCCTCGACGGCTCCGAGCAGGTCGTCGTCGACGTGAAGGTCGGCTCCTCGGAGGGCGGGGCGGGTGGCGGTGACGCCTCCTCGCATCCCGAGCGCTCGGGTGTGGTCCGCCCCTACGCGCCCACGGGTCATCGCCACGAAGCCGAGATCGAGTCGTTCCTCGGGCTGGACGTCTCCTTTACCTGCCACGCGGTCGATATGATCCGCGGGGCGTCGGCGACCGCGCACGTCTTTCCGAACGGCCCCGTCTCGAAGGGAGACCTCTGGAAGGCGTATCGTGGCGCCTACGAGGACGAACCGTTCATGCGCATGGCAGCGGGTGGGAGCGGCGTCTACCGCTACCCCGAACCGAAAGCCGTCGCCGGGACGAACTACGGCGAAGTCGGTTTCGAGCTCGATCCCTCGAACAAGCGGGTCGTCGTCTTCTCGGCGATCGACAACATGATGAAAGGCTCGGCGGGGCAGGCCGTCCATGCGGCCAACGTCGCGCTCGGCCTGGAGGAGACCGCCGGGCTCGAGTTCCAGGGGCTCCACCCCGTGGGATCGCCGTAGCGGCCCGGAACCGTCAACTTTTGATACCGACAGATGCTGCATACATTCAAGAACTTCTCATGACAACGGTCGTCAAGATCGGGGGGGCGCGTGCCGTCGACCCGGCAGGTGCACTCGCCGACGTGGCAAGACTGGTCGAACAGGGCGAACAGGTAGTCGTCGTTCACGGCGGGTCGACCGCCGTCGACGACACGCTCGAGGAACTGGGCGAGGAGCCGACGTACGTCGAGACGCCGGGCGGCGTCGTCGGACGCTTTACCGACGAACGGACGATGGAGGTGTTCGAGATGGTGCTACCGGGCAAGCTCAACACCGATCTCACCGCTGGGCTACAGAACCAGGGTGTCGACGCGATCGGGCTCTCGGGCGTCGATGGCGGGCTCATCACCGGCCGCCGGAAGTCGGCCGTGCGAGTCGTCGAGGACGGCAAAAAGAAGATCAAACGCGGTGACCACTCGGGCAAGATCACCGACGTCAACGGCGATCTGCTGGAGACGTTACTCGGCGACGGCTACACCCCCGTCGTGACGGTGCCGATGCTTGGCGAAGAGAAGTCGGGCGACGTGACCCCGGTCAACGCCGACGCCGATCGCGCTGCAGCAGCAGTCGCGGGAGCGCTCGACGCGACCCTGGTCGTTCTTACGGACGTGCCGGGCATCCTCGACGACCCCGACGATGAGTCAACCCTGATCGAGCGCGCCGACGACCCCTCGGGGCTCGAACGGATCGAGGACGCCGCGGAAGGGTTCATGATGAAGAAGGTCATGGCCGCGAAGGAAGCGCTCTCGGGCGGTTCTCCGGCAGTCGTCGTCGCCGACGCCAACGCCGAGATGCCGATCACCGACGCCGTCGACGGCGGAGGCACCCATATCACGGCCGACGCACTCACCGAAGCCCCGGAGGGAGAGGTATGAGCGGATTCGTCTTCAACGAAAAGCCAATCCAGATCGAGCGTGGCGAGGGGGCCTATCTCTACGACGACAGCGGGAACGAGTATCTGGACATGGGCGCGAGCTACGCCTGCGTCCCGCTCGGTCACAACCATCCTGCCGTCGACACCGCCGTCCGAGAGCAGTTCGACGATCTGACCTACGTGCAGGCATCCTATCCGGTCCAGAGCCGGACGGACCTGTACGAACTGCTGGCCGAGACCGCACCAGAAGGAATCGACAAGGTCTGGCTCTGTAACTCCGGCACCGAGGCTAACGAGGCGGCACTGAAGTTCGCCCGCTCGGCAACCGAGAGCTCGAAGATCGTCGCCACGATGCAGGGCTTTCACGGCCGAACGATGGGCTCGCTGGCGACGACCTGGAAGAACAAGTACAAAAAGCCATACGAGCCGCTGATCGGCGACGTGGAGTTCGTCCCCTACAACGACGACGACGCGCTCGCCGAGGCGGTCGACGACGAGACCGCGGCAGTGATCGTCGAACCGATCCAGGGCGAAGGCGGTATCAACCCCGCCGAGACCTCGTTCCTCGAAACAGCACGCGAGGCGACAACCAAGTCGGATGCCGCACTGATCTTCGACGAGGTCCAGACGGGGATGGGCCGGACCGGTTCGCTGTGGGCGGCCGACGACTCGGGCGTCGTCCCCGACATGATCACCAGCGCGAAAGGACTGGGCAACGGCCTCCCGATCGGCGCGACGCTGTGTCGCGACTGGATCGCGGAAAACTACGGCTCGCACGCCTCGACGTTCAGCGGCGGCCCCGTCATCAGTGCCGCCGCCGAGGCGACCGTCTCGACTATCGTCGACGAGGGAGTTCCGGCTCATGCAGACGAGATCGGGGGCGATCTCCGCGAGGAAATTGAGGCCGAACTCGGTGACACAGTTCGCGACGTCCGTGGCGAAGGACTGATGATCGGCATCGAGGTCAAACGGGGATCGAACCGGCTGCTGAAACAGCTCGCGCTGAACCACGGCATCCTCGCGCTTCCCGCCGGGCGCTCGGTGCTGCGACTGCTCCCGCCGCTGACCATCGAGCGCGAGCATGTTGACGAAGTCGTCGACGCGCTGGTCGATATCCTGGGTGAAGACGGATGACTGCAGCCGTCGAATCCAGCGCGAGCGAGGAGGCTCGCGAACTGCTCATCGATCTCGTACGCATCCCATCACCGACCGGCGAAGAGCGAGAGGCCGCAGAGCGGCTCGCTGCCTTCTTCGAGGCCCACGACCGCAAGGTCTGGATCGACGAGATCGGCAATGTCCGCGCACCTGCCAACGACTCCGTACTGTTGACCTCTCACATCGACACCGTGCCGGGGGACATCCCGGTACGAGTCGAAGACGGTGAGGATGGCGAGGTGCTGTGGGGCCGCGGGAGCGTCGACGCCACCGGTGCACTCGCCGCGATGGCCGTCGCTGCAGTCGACACCGGCGTCAGCTTTCTTGGCGTCGTCGGCGAAGAGGTCGACTCCCGCGGCTCGCGGTTCGCGATCGATGATCGGGACACCGTTCCGGACGCCGTGATCAACGGCGAGCCAAGCGGCTGGGACGGCGTCACGCTCGGCTACCGCGGCCTGCTCGCCGGAACCTACGTCGCGACCAGCGAGTCAGGCCACAGTTCCCGCCCCGAGAACAACGCCATTCAGGACGCGATCGCCTGGTGGTCGAACATCGAAGACGAGTTCGAGGCCGACGAGTGGGAGCCGGTGTTCGAGCGGGTGACGCCGAAGCCGACCGAGATGGACGGCGGACTGACCGATGACGGCCTCTCGGTCGAGGCAACGATGGACGTACAGCTTCGGATTCCGCCGGAGCTCTCCGTCGAAGAGGTCCGCGAGATCGCCGACGGCTATCTCGACGGGATGGGCTCGGTTCACTGGAAGGACAAGGTCGAGCCGGTGATGGAAAGTCCACGGACGGAGATCGCACGGGCGTTCCGCGTTTCGATCCGGAACGCTGGCGGCGATCCGCGCCTGCTCCGAAAGACCGGCACGAGCGACATGAACGTATTCGCCGACCACTGGGACTGTCCAATCGTCACATACGGTCCCGGCGATTCCGATCTCGATCACGCGCCGAACGAGCATCTCTCGCTTGCGGAGTACGATCGCTCAATCGACGTCCTCGAATCGGTAACCGAACGCCTCACGGGTGAGAACGAATGAGTACACGACACTTCCTCGACGTAGACGACCTGACACGCACTGAACTGGAGACCGTCCTCGACGTCGCCAGCGAGTACAAGGCCGAGTACAAAGATGGCCTCCACCACGACGACTTCGATCAGCGGACCCTGGGTATGCTGTTCCAGAAGCCGAGCACGCGGACGCGAGTCTCCTTCGAGACCGGCATGACCCAGCTCGGCGGCCACGCGGTCTTCCTCGGCGAGAGCGACATCCAGCTCGGTCGTGGCGAGCCGCTCAAGGACACCTCGCGGGCGCTCTCTCGATACGTCGACGTGCTGATGGCTCGTGTGTTCAAACACGCCAACATCGAGGAGCTGGCCCGCTATGCCGACGTGCCGGTGATCAACGGGCTGACCGACGATGCGCACCCCTGTCAGACGCTCGCGGACCTGCTGACGATCCGGGAGCACCGCGGCGAGCTGGACGACGTTACCGCAGCGTGGGTCGGCGACGGCAACAACGTCGCCCAGTCGTTCGCTCTCGGCTGTGCGCTCGCCGATGTCGACCTGACGGTCGCAACTCCGGAGGGGTACGGTATCGACGACGATGTCGTCGAGCGGGCCGCCGACCTGGGCGGTAAGCCCACGGTCACGACGGATCCTGCTACGGCGGTCGAGGATGCGGACGTGGTCTATACTGACGTCTGGATCAGCATGGGCCAGGAGGACGAACGCGACGTCCGGATGAACGACTTCGAGGGGTTTCAGGTGAACGAGAAGCTGCTAACCACGGGCAACGACCCGATCGTCATGCACTGTCTGCCCGCCCACCGCGGCGAGGAGATCACCGGCGACGTGATCGAGAGTGATTCCTCGGTGGTGTGGGATCAGGCGGAGAACCGCCTGCACGCCCAGAAAGGATTGATGGTCTGGCTGGACCAACAGAACAAGTGATGACCGAACCGCTCCGTGTCGTGTCCGGTGAACTCGGTGTCGACGAACTGGTTGCGACGCTCAACGAGGGTCGACGTGTGATCGTCGAGACGGAGCTGCTCGGCTCGACCCACAACGTAACGTTACGCTTCGACGGCGGCACCTATTACTGCGACACGCCCACGACGCTGCACAAACACGATGACGAAGCCGAGATGCGCGAGTGTATCCAGCAGTTCGGATACAGCAGCGAGTGATCGGCAGTGGGGCTCACTGAAGGGCAAGCAGGCGACACTACGGACCACGGTGCGGCGTGTCGCACACCCGCCTCGTCCTGCACCGTGGCAGTCTTCTCGGAATACTCCGGAATCGCCCCGCTATCGTTGATAAACCTGTTCCGGATCGGCACGTTCTGACGGGATCGACCGGTTTTATCCTTCTGTCGGCCAATGGAATCGTATGAGCGATACCCGCGACCCGGATATGCGGCAACTGATGGAAGCTGCGGATCCTGACTTTACCGTCGTGATGTCCTGTGTATTCGGCGTCAACGAGCACGTGACGCGGACGTACATCCAGCTCCTCGACCAGCCCGGAAGCACCGTCGAGGAGCTCGCCGACGCACTGGATCGGGACCGGAGTAACGTCAACCGGGCGCTGACGACGCTGCTCGATCTGGGGCTGGCGACCCGTGAGCGACGATTGCTGGACTCGGGGGGGTACGTCTACCAGTACATGGCCGTCCCGCTACCAGAGGCAAAGGAGATGCTGAAGGAGGGACTCGACGCGTGGGCCGAGCAGGTTCACAGTGTCATCGAAGAGTTCGAGGAGAATCGCTGACCGCGAGCGTTAAGGGAGCGCCGACCCAGCGTTTAGCCGATGTCGAACGCGAAGGGCGACAGGCGAGAGCGAGAACTCGTAAACGAACTCGACGGGGCCGGATTCGCCGTGATGCGTGCACCGGCGAGCGGGAGCGCCACCGACCGGGAGCTACCGGACGTGCTCGCGGGGGACGGCGACTCTTTCTACGCGATCGAGGCGAAATCGAGCGCCGGTGACCCGATCTATCTGACCGGCGAGGAAGTCGAGGCGCTGGTGTATTTCTCCCAGAACTTCGGGGCAAAGCCACGGATCGGCGTCCGCTTCGATCGGGAGGACTGGTACTTTTTCCACCCTGCCGATCTGTACACGACTGACGGCGGCAACTATCGGGTCAAAAAGGAGACCGCACTCGCCGACGGGACGGATTTCGACGAACTGACCGGCCACTCCAGTCAGGCCCGACTCGACGACGTGGATAGTTGATCTGTCAACTAACCTATCTGCGTGCGGTTCATACTTCTGTGGGCTAAGATCCGGACAAATGCATCCCAAGCCCCCTGGCCCGAACAACTTCCCGATCGTCGGGACCACTCCGTACTACTCCCGGGATCCCTTCCGGTTCATGGAGGCAGTCCGGGACGCCTACGGGGACGTGGCGACGTTCGATCTCGGACCCAACGAGACGTACATGATCTCCTCACCGGAGCTGGTCCAGCAGGTTCTCGTGAGCGATCCCGAGCGCTTTCGCAAACCGAAGTTCCAGAGCGACGCGATGGAGGAGCTGCTCGGTAACGGGCTCCTGTTGAGCGAGGGCGAGTTCTGGCGGGAGATGCGCCAGCTCGCCCAGCCGGCGTTCGCGCCCGACCGGATCGACGAACTTACGGAGATGATGGCCACTCGGGCCGAGAGCCTGGTCAACGACTGGAACGATGGTGACGTGCGCGATATTGAAGTCGAAATGGCGACCGTAACCGTCGAGATCATCGTCGACGCGATGTTCGGCACCGAGATCGGCCCGGATCGAACCCGTATCGTTCAGGAGAACCTGGAGCCGCTGGGGCGCCGGTTCGAGCCGGATCCCCGTCGGGCTATCGTGCCGGACTGGCTACCGACCGAGGAGAACCGACAGTATCGGGCGGCGATCGAGACGCTCGAAGGCGTCATCGACGACGTAGTGGCAGAGCGGACGGACGAGGGACTCGACGGCGACGACCTGCTCTCGATCCTGCTGCGTGCTCGCGATGAGGGGCGAATAGACGACACGCAGGTGCGCGACGAGGCGATGACGATGCTGCTGGCGGGACACGACACCACGGCACTGACGCTTACGTACGCGTTCTATCTCCTCTCGGAGAACCCCGAGGCTGAGGCCCGGCTGCACGCGGAGATCGACGACGTGATCGACGGGAAACCGGGGATGGCGGATATCCCGCGCCTGAGCTACACCCGCTGGGTGTTAGACGAGGCGATGCGGCTGTATCCGCCAGTGTACACGATGTTCCGACAGGCGACCGAGGACGTCGAGCTCGGCGGCTACACGGTCCCCGAAGATGCGCTGGTAATGTTACCCCAGTGGGCCATCCATCGCGATCCGGCGAACTTCGAGGATCCAGAAGCGTTCCGGCCTGAGCGCTGGGAGTCACCGTCGAACCCGCAGTTTTCGTACTTCCCTTTTGGCGCTGGCCCCCGAAGCTGTATCGGCAAGCGGTTCTCGCTCGTCGAGGCGACAATGGTACTGGCGGCGGTCGCAAAGCGGTTCTCGCTCGACCGCGTCGACGACGGCCCGCTCGACCTGCGCGGATCGCTGACAATGCATCCCGCCGACGGGATGGAGATGCGGATCGAGCGGCGGTGAGAAAAGATCAGGACGGCGTCACTGTCAGTCGGGGACGCGGGAAGGAGTAGACGGTCAACGAGTCGGGGGCGGGACCGTGTTGGGTCAACTCAAACGAGTCCGGATAGACAACCGAGACCACGGGATCGTCGGCATCGTACTCGCGGTTCGAGTAGTGGTCGGCGACGGTACCCCGGGCCGCGGAGATGGACACCTCGTCAGCGCGGCGGTCCGATAGCCCGACGACGAGGAGTCGCTGGCCTGTCTCGCGGTCGTAGACCATGTCTCCTACGGATAGCTCGTGGGAAGGACAAAGGTACGGCTCGAAAGCTGTGTGCTCGGTGAACATCGTCTCGCCACAGCGTTCACAGTCGACGGCAATCTGATCCGGCGCGGGCACCCGGCCGGCCGTGATCTCGATGGCCACGCGTCGGACGTGTTTGCATCGCTCGTCGCGGAATCGGTGGTCGGGACAGGTACAGCGACCGGCCGGCAGGTCTACGAGATAGGCGTCATCGGACTCCCCGACGACCTCGTAGCTCCCGCGGCCGAGCGCTGTGACCGCCATCCGCTCGGTCAGGGCACGTCGCGAGCGGTCGTCGAGGTCACCCAGCGAACGGTCAGGTGGAGCGGCTGACGCGGGTGTGTGTGCGGAATGCGTCATACTAGCAGGTAGGTGCTGGATCGGCCTAAGGCTTCTCCAGATCCTGTATTAACCCTGAGAATTCCCGGACCGAACTTCAACAAAACCAACCGATTGGCTGATCAGGTTTGCACTTCGAGACAGATCCACTGGTCGCTGGTCAAGGTGCCGATCGTCTGTAGCATCCAAGACACTCTCATCGAAGCGCTTTTGATCGGCCCGTGGGTTCGATCAGGTATGGACCTCGAGCGGGAACGAGTGATCGAAATTGTCGCAGCCGTCGGCGCTGTCGTAGTCATGATCGCCACGATGATGTGGGTCGGATCAACCTACGCGACCGACGGAGCGCTGACAGATGATGGCGGGATGCTGCTCGTCGGGAGCGTGATCTTCTTTATTCTGCTGATGGCCGCGGTGGGCGTCGTGCTGGCGTACACTGTAAGTGCGGAAGACAACGACGAGGACGAAGACCACGGTTTTGACTGATTTCGTCGGCTACTCGGCGGACGCGTCCAGCCGTTCGTCGTAATAGGTAAGCGGATGATCGATCTCCGAACAGAGCTCGTCCTTGTCGACACAGAGTCCGAACGTATCCATCGTTGCACAGCTCGGTGGAGGGTACTCGCCTGTCCCGTTTTCTCCCAGATGCGCAGCCTGATACTGGATTGTCTCGTCGTTGAACTCGTCGCCAGCCGAGAGCTCGGCGACCTCGCCGGGAGACATGCCCACGCTCGTGAGGAAGGCAGTCAGCGTGAACCGGCCGGTGTGGTTGAGCTCGTCGCCCGCCTCGACACGGTCGAGGAGTGCCTTGACGCATGGCGGGAACAGATCGGGCCGGACAGCGTCAAAGTCGGTACTGAGCTGCCGGTCGGCAAGCGACTCGTCGAGACTGTCGACCGCATCGTCGAGACCCGCTGCGATCGGGTCGGGAACCGAGAGCGGAAGCCCCTCCGTGATTCGGTCCCGGATAGCCTGCTGGAGCAGGTCGTGGAGCTCCGCCTCCTCAACGGGCACTGATCCGTTCGAGAGCGCCCGATTGACCAGTCGCCACTCCTCACCGTCGAGGTCCGCAGAGAGCCGAAGATACGACCCGACGGCGATGCGGTAGCCTTCGGGCGCTGGGCGAACGTCGCCGGTGAGGTCGAACTCGGCGAGCAAGTGGTCGACGGTAAGCCGCTCGTCGCTGGTGCTTTTGAGTTGGGTATCGGAAGAGAGATCCGCCTCGAACCGCTCGCGGGCGGCGGCCGCCTCGGCGTGAGCGTACTTGCGGATCAGAACGTGCTCGTCGACAAGCGAGACGAGGACACGAGCGATCGGATAGGAGAGCAACTCGACACGGGTGCGTCGATGGGGCTGGCCGATCGTACCCTCTCGCAGCGCGGCGTCGACGCGCTCTACGGCCCGGTCGACGGCGGCCGCACCGTCGCGGTTCACGAGTTCGACGAGGTCGACCTCCGCCGCTTCGACGGCTTTGCGGGCGTCGTCGAGGAACGGGTACCGGGCATAGAGGCGCTTCATCGCTCCGGAATTGCGTTCGCGGCAGGATAAAACGACCGATCCGACAACCGGGGCGTTTTTGGGATCGACCACGTATGAACGGGTGTGACGTCGTATTTCGCGTACCCGTGTCCCGGCTGCCGGACGACGAACAACCTCCACGAGCCGGACTGTCGGTTCTCGGGAACCGAATGGCACGAGATCGAGTATGCGTACACGGCTATTCTGTCGGTGCTATCGGCCGAGCCATGTGCCGAGTCGACGCTCCGGGAGGCCGTCGACGGCCGCTGGAGCGGGCTGCACGCCGCGGCACTCGAACAGCTCCAGCGAGAGCATCGCGTGCGCGAGGCCGACGGCGTGCTGGAGCTACTGACGCCCGAGGAGCGCAAGGAACGCGTCAGCACGCCGACCCACGACCCGGTCAAGACGATCTACGAGGAG harbors:
- a CDS encoding cytochrome P450, producing the protein MHPKPPGPNNFPIVGTTPYYSRDPFRFMEAVRDAYGDVATFDLGPNETYMISSPELVQQVLVSDPERFRKPKFQSDAMEELLGNGLLLSEGEFWREMRQLAQPAFAPDRIDELTEMMATRAESLVNDWNDGDVRDIEVEMATVTVEIIVDAMFGTEIGPDRTRIVQENLEPLGRRFEPDPRRAIVPDWLPTEENRQYRAAIETLEGVIDDVVAERTDEGLDGDDLLSILLRARDEGRIDDTQVRDEAMTMLLAGHDTTALTLTYAFYLLSENPEAEARLHAEIDDVIDGKPGMADIPRLSYTRWVLDEAMRLYPPVYTMFRQATEDVELGGYTVPEDALVMLPQWAIHRDPANFEDPEAFRPERWESPSNPQFSYFPFGAGPRSCIGKRFSLVEATMVLAAVAKRFSLDRVDDGPLDLRGSLTMHPADGMEMRIERR
- a CDS encoding SWIM zinc finger family protein, whose translation is MTHSAHTPASAAPPDRSLGDLDDRSRRALTERMAVTALGRGSYEVVGESDDAYLVDLPAGRCTCPDHRFRDERCKHVRRVAIEITAGRVPAPDQIAVDCERCGETMFTEHTAFEPYLCPSHELSVGDMVYDRETGQRLLVVGLSDRRADEVSISAARGTVADHYSNREYDADDPVVSVVYPDSFELTQHGPAPDSLTVYSFPRPRLTVTPS
- a CDS encoding DUF7472 family protein, with protein sequence MDLERERVIEIVAAVGAVVVMIATMMWVGSTYATDGALTDDGGMLLVGSVIFFILLMAAVGVVLAYTVSAEDNDEDEDHGFD
- the priL gene encoding DNA primase regulatory subunit PriL; translation: MKRLYARYPFLDDARKAVEAAEVDLVELVNRDGAAAVDRAVERVDAALREGTIGQPHRRTRVELLSYPIARVLVSLVDEHVLIRKYAHAEAAAARERFEADLSSDTQLKSTSDERLTVDHLLAEFDLTGDVRPAPEGYRIAVGSYLRLSADLDGEEWRLVNRALSNGSVPVEEAELHDLLQQAIRDRITEGLPLSVPDPIAAGLDDAVDSLDESLADRQLSTDFDAVRPDLFPPCVKALLDRVEAGDELNHTGRFTLTAFLTSVGMSPGEVAELSAGDEFNDETIQYQAAHLGENGTGEYPPPSCATMDTFGLCVDKDELCSEIDHPLTYYDERLDASAE
- a CDS encoding DUF7474 family protein, which produces MTSYFAYPCPGCRTTNNLHEPDCRFSGTEWHEIEYAYTAILSVLSAEPCAESTLREAVDGRWSGLHAAALEQLQREHRVREADGVLELLTPEERKERVSTPTHDPVKTIYEEGSVPGCHDNSVFALIAWFEMVGLDWPETRENVIEWLHESGTWARGGFEESSPEELVDSKRHVHEEGYGWKEKAVAAKRVIDGH